Below is a genomic region from Helianthus annuus cultivar XRQ/B chromosome 2, HanXRQr2.0-SUNRISE, whole genome shotgun sequence.
gagtaccaacatgttgataggtaggattattgtataccaattatgtaggtaagattattatttaccaacgggacagaggttggtttattaaaaaccaattttcctattTAAAAGGTAACTAGGGAATAGTACAATTTGTGAAGCAGTTGGCTTTTGACTTACTGTTTTTAATCCGATGATCTTATGTTGTGATATACAACAAAATCCGATTCATGTAAAACTTATCTTAAAACGGTGAattgcttgatttttgttaattggaagtttaaacacctgaattgaagcaccgttttcgtcgtttgAAGCGTTGTTTCGACGTAAGTTTTACAATactcgactcgtatcctcgttctgatcaaaagctctaaaaCATCACTTTGTCAgtcgaaaaaaaaaacttaacaaaATATTTGAAATATGGGACTGCCAGtgagaataaaaaaaataagacTGCCAATAGACAACGACGCCTACTAGGAATTATTAGAATCCAATTTTcctttaatatattacaaaagtAAAGTTGTTCCACTGGATTGGCTCTCCTCCAGTAAAGTAAGCCACTAGTTCGATCTCTGATTCATtgtaaaaaaattcttttttgagttaattactgttttcgtccctgtggtttgtcaaaaatcactatttcagtccatcagtttaaaaattgcgatttcagtccctgtggtttcactttcgtaactatttcagtctttatggtttcactttcgtaaccatctCAATCCATTATTCTATTAAGTACATGAACTGAAATAGTTACGAgctggactgaaatggttacgaaagtgaaaccacaaggactaaaatcacaatttttaaactaatagactgaaatagtgttttttaacaaaccacatgaacgaaaacagtaattaactctttttttttgggaaattggcctgtaataatcacacctagaccttattggccattaataatctcacCTTAGAATATTCCCCCTACCAGTCCCatctttcacctatttttcctacaatggtcccccattaaaaaaacttaacggagttaagcttttttcaaaattacaaacagattttttagggtttttgatcagaacgatgatacgagtccattaaTGTAAAACTTGTCTcaaaacggtgctccaaacgatgaaaaccaCTACTAGAAAAGTGGTCATTTTGCTACGGAAATTTCCTACGCAAAAAAATGCGTCGCAAATTCTGACACATTTActacgcatttcctacggaaAAAAGACCTTGATTTTTTTGGGCAACTTGTGACACAATAGTGACAAATATACTAATTCTAAGTATTGTGTcggaaatgcgtagcaacttgctacgcatttccgacggaaccattatttatttgttggaattagatttatatgttaaattcatttaaatattaattgttgcgtcagaaatgcgtagcaacttgctacgcatttatgacgaattatttattattatacttagattatattttaatgtttaatcaGCATTATTATTAATCattgcgtaggaaatgtgtagcaacttgttacgcatttgtgatggaaagttgtgctcgatcttcatttctttgaaccatttttgaagATCTTCTGCGGCGAAGTTTGTACCATTGTCGGAAATAATGCGCAATGGTAACCCGCATCTGCAAAtgatatgttcccatataaatttgcggattaccaatgctgttgttgaggccaaagctttagcttccacccattttgtgaagtagtCCACCGCGACAATGATGAATTTTACTGCACCCGGCGCGTCAGGAAATGGGACAACAAGATCGATGCCCCACTGTTGGAATGGCCAGGCGGAAGTAACGGGAATTAACGGATTTTTGGGTCGGAGTGTCTTTGGTGCGTGGCGTTGACATGCCTCGCATCTTCTTAATAGATCAACTGCGTCCATGTGCATtcctggccagtagtatccggcgctcattatttttgccacgaccatgcgCGGTCCCGCGTGTATCCCGCATAATCCCTCGTGGATTTCTCTGACTAGGTATTGGGCGTCTGTTTTATCAACACAGCGTAGTAATGGGCCCATGAATGACTTTCGATAAAGGACGCCATCCGCCATCTCGTAATTTATTGCTTTGTGTTGTATTTTTCGAGCTTCTGCCTTTCCTTCCGGAAGTTTTCCGTGCTGAAGGTACAAGATGATTGGAGACATCCAGGATGGATCTCCCATTTCTATGACGCTCACTTGCTTGAGATGAATAGAAGGATTGGATAATACCTCTATGCGTACCTCCTTTGCTAAGTGCTTAAAGCTGGTAGCAGCTAACTTGCTTAGCGCGTCAACGTgcttgttctcgcttctgtttatgtgattAACTTTGAATGTTTGAAATTGGCTGATTAATATTCGCGCTTGTTCAAGGTACAACGCCATAGCTTCCCCTTTCGCATCATAACGACCGTTAACTTGTTCAGCTACTAGCTTTGAGTCAACGTTGACTTCAAGGTTTCTTGCCCCCATTTTGAGTGCTAGACGGAGACCTGCTAAAAATGCTTCGTATTCTGCTTCATTGTTGGTACTTTGGAAATCTAAGCGTATTGCATATGTAAGTTCGTGATTATCCGGACTGACTAATCGGAGTCCTGCTCCTGCTCCATCATCATTGGAAGCACCATCTGTGTGTAAGGTCCAGACTCTGTCGTCGAAAACAGGTGTTGGGTTCTGGATTGCCTCACATTCTTGTATTTTATCGATGGGAACTTCAGTGGCGAAGTCTGCTAGAATTTGCCCTTTGATTGCTGGTCTTGGTTTGTAAAAAATGTTGTAGCCTCCCAGCTCAATGGCCCATTTAGCTAATCTTCCCGCCACATCAGGTTTTGACAAGATTTGGCCTAAATGATAATTTGTGAGGACTGTGATGACATGGCCTGAGAAGTACCTGCGCAAGCGTCTGGATGCGTGTACTAGTGCTAGAACCAATTTTTCTATCATTGAGTAACGAGTTTCGGGGCCagtgagcattttgctgatatagtagATTGGAGTCTGGATATTTTCCCGTTCTACCATTAATACTGCGCCTACTGCTACTTCCGCGGCCGACAGATATAAGATTAatggttctttttcttttggcgcGGTCAGTGTTGGCAATTGAATTAAACATTCTTTCATTTGTTTGAATGCTGCTTCTGCTTCAGGCGTCCATTGAAAAGGAGTTTTCTTTCCGCAGTTTCGCAGCGTACTGATAAATGGATAAGATTTTGCCGCATGATTAGCCAAGaatctgttcagagctgctaaTCGTCCGGCGAGCCTTTGCATTTCTTTGACTGTTGCAGGTGATGGCATTAGCTGGATGGCCTGCACTTTTTCTGGATTGACCTTAAAGCCGTCTCTTGTAACTATGAAACCCAAAAATTTTCCTTCTTCCATGCCGAAGGAGCATTTTGTTGGATTAATTTTAAGTTCACGCTACGTAAGGAATCGAACGTGCGCTGGATATTGTTGAGCATTGTCTCTTCTTCATGactcatgatgacgaggtcatccatgtatacttcgACAGTTTTGCCAATATCCTCGCTAAAGACTGTGTCCATTAGGCGTTGATAAGTTGCGCCTGCGTTGCGCAAGCCAAACGGCATTTTCGTGTAGCAGTAGATGCCTTTATCTGTGCGGAACGCGGTTTTGTCTTCGTCTTCTTTTTTCATCTGGACCTGGTGATAACCCTTATAACAGTCGGGAAAGCATTTCCATCTGAATGATGCCAGAGAGTTGACTTTTTTGTCTATCTCTGGAAGTGCATAGCAATCTTTGGGGCATGCTTTGTTTAGGTCCTTGaagtcgacacacattctccatCCGCCGCTATGTTTTTGTACCATTACTGGGTTGgcaacccatgtatggtatttTACTTCGCGCAAGATTCCCGCATTGAGTAACTCTGCCACTTGCTCGTCCATCGCTTTTGCTTTTTCTTCACTGAAGCTGCGCCTCTCCTGAGCAACAGGTTCTACCGATGGTTTGATGTTTAGGCAATGTTGCGCGATGTCGCGTGGAACTCCAGTCATGTCTGCTGGGCACCAAGCAAATATATCTTTGTTGTTAAACAACAACTCTTTCAGTTGTATGCGTGTTGCTGGTGAAATGGCTTGTCCTAGCAGAATGGTCTGCTCTGGGTATTCATTGTTCAGGACCCATTTCTCTGGTTCGTTTGGTGCCGAAGATTTGACTACCTTTGCTGGTGGTTCGTCGTCCACGGACATGACTTCTTTGCTTGAATAGAGAATTGCAACTCCGGTTTCTGTCGGGAATCCACAAGCAGCATGTGGAATGGAAGTGATCATGCTGAATTCTCTTTGTGACCTTCTCCCGAGCAAAACATCATGACGTGATGTTGCTGGCATGACCATGAAATTGACTGTAACTGTTTGTGAATGTTTGCCATCTGATAAAGTCACTGGGAAAGCGATTTGCCCTAATGGGAATACAGCTTCATTACAGAATCCTGTGAGGGGAAAATCGACTGGTTCCAAACGTGCTTTGTCTTCTGAATCGAGCTGTTTAAAGCACTGTTCGTATATGATGTCCATCGAGCTACCTGGATCTATGAACATATAGTCCGTTCGGTAATGACCGAAAATACCAGTGATAATCACTGGTCGTTCTTCCTGAGGGCCCCCAGGAACAACAGGGAACACAACTTGCTGTTCTCTCCAATGTTGATCATAGTTTCGTTTATTTGGTCTTCGTGACGGACCTCCTTGAACCATGTATATTTGTTTCTGATAACTGCTATCTCTGTATTGGCTGGATTGGACGTCCCCCCAACGTGGTGTTGATGGGTCCAATTCTGTAGTGTTAATTTCTTCTCCAGATCTGATGTTTGGGAAATCAGATCTGCCGATTTGCATAGCGATTGTGTTTAAAGCAGCTTGGCATCTGTTAACCCAATGTTCTGGGGATCCTTCTATTTGGAAATTGTTTCCGACGTTTGGTCGAGGACCAGGTTGTCGGTGAGaagatgaattttctgccatgtgcaaaaacagaaaaatggaatgaactgaatcgaaacgaggtagaaactagaaaaac
It encodes:
- the LOC110900710 gene encoding uncharacterized protein LOC110900710, with product MPSPATVKEMQRLAGRLAALNRFLANHAAKSYPFISTLRNCGKKTPFQWTPEAEAAFKQMKECLIQLPTLTAPKEKEPLILYLSAAEVAVGAVLMVERENIQTPIYYISKMLTGPETRYSMIEKLVLALVHASRRLRRYFSGHVITVLTNYHLGQILSKPDVAGRLAKWAIELGGYNIFYKPRPAIKGQILADFATEVPIDKIQECEAIQNPTPVFDDRVWTLHTDGASNDDGAGAGLRLVSPDNHELTYAIRLDFQSTNNEAEYEAFLAGLRLALKMGARNLEVNVDSKLVAEQVNGRYDAKGEAMALYLEQARILISQFQTFKVNHINRSENKHVDALSKLAATSFKHLAKEVRIEVLSNPSIHLKQVSVIEMGDPSWMSPIILYLQHGKLPEGKAEARKIQHKAINYEMADGVLYRKSFMGPLLRCVDKTDAQYLVREIHEGLCGIHAGPRMVVAKIMSAGYYWPGMHMDAVDLLRRCEACQRHAPKTLRPKNPLIPVTSAWPFQQWGIDLVVPFPDAPDAGYHCALFPTMVQTSPQKIFKNGSKK